The Streptomyces avermitilis MA-4680 = NBRC 14893 genome contains a region encoding:
- a CDS encoding bifunctional cytochrome P450/NADPH--P450 reductase encodes MTTQPETDLRPIRSPRGVPLFGHTPQIPSTNPVEYFGKLSKQFPEGLYGMEIAGIEQVFVWDPDLVAEVCDETRFFKQIDKTPLAHVRDYAGAGLFTAHQHEEEWGMAHRVLLPVFSQRAMKGYFGQMLEIAQNLVGKWERKEGQPVNITDDYTRLTLDTIALSGFGYRFDSFAKEDLHPFLNALLQALVESLRRSQELPVMTKMRKADDKKYRENIRLMRDLVENVIKERREGKGTGEDDLLGLMLEATDPETGKGLDDDNVRDQVVTFLIAGHETTSGLLSFATYSLMRNPHILAQAYAEVDRLLPGDTVPDYDTIMQMDVIPRILEETLRLWAPIPMIGKSPLEDTVIGGCYGLKKGARVNILEGPLHTHPKAWERPEEFDINRWLPENRVNHHPHAYKPFGNGVRACIGRQFALTEARLALALVLQKFKFADTDDYKMDVKEALTRKPGGFELNVRARQEHERTVFGAADLQTDDTQAQAAVSGVGVNLTVAYGSSLGSCEDLARTIADRGERSGFGTTLVGLDELGDNLPTEGLLVVVASSYNGKAPDNAQRFDDLLAAGLPEGSLSNVRFALLGAGNTQWVATYQGFPKRIEAGLLAAGATRVIERGIADAAGDFDGMATRWMDTLWTTLAEEYAADTSETTGPRFEVQLLTEAEVRPAIVSEQAYPLTVVANEELVSDATGLWDFSIEPPRPAAKSITIELPDGVTYDTGNHLAVFAKNEPVLVNRALARLGVDRDQVLRLDQPGGGRTHLPVGTPVTTGLLFTEFVELQDVATRSQIQELAEHTQCPWTRPQLQAYTADTAEAEERYQKEILGKRVSVLNLLERFPAVELPLAVFLEMMGPIRPRFYSISSSPLANPRHVRLTVGLLEGPALSGDGRYRGTCSSYIAGLESGDVFYGYVRVPSPTFAPPADPATPLLLIGPGTGIAPLRGFLEERAHQHAHGTQVGLSQVFVGCRHPEHDYFYRQEMQDWEQAGIAQVHTAFSAVTGHPARFVQDAIVGAADTVWQAIQDGAYVYVCGDGRRMAPAVREALAAIYRKHTGSDDEAAQQWLAQLEADERYQQDVFA; translated from the coding sequence ATGACCACACAGCCCGAGACCGACCTGCGGCCCATCCGGTCTCCGCGGGGCGTCCCGCTCTTCGGCCACACGCCGCAGATCCCCAGCACCAACCCGGTGGAGTACTTCGGCAAGCTGTCCAAGCAGTTCCCCGAGGGGCTCTACGGCATGGAGATCGCCGGCATCGAGCAGGTCTTCGTCTGGGACCCGGACCTGGTGGCCGAGGTCTGCGACGAGACGCGGTTCTTCAAGCAGATCGACAAGACGCCGCTGGCCCATGTCCGGGACTACGCGGGAGCCGGCCTGTTCACGGCCCACCAGCACGAAGAGGAATGGGGCATGGCGCACCGAGTCCTCCTCCCGGTCTTCAGCCAGCGGGCGATGAAGGGCTACTTCGGGCAGATGCTGGAGATCGCCCAGAACCTGGTGGGCAAGTGGGAGCGTAAGGAGGGCCAGCCCGTCAACATCACCGACGACTACACCCGGCTGACCCTGGACACCATCGCCCTGTCGGGTTTCGGTTACCGGTTCGACTCCTTCGCCAAGGAGGATCTGCACCCCTTCCTCAACGCGCTGCTGCAGGCGCTGGTTGAGTCGCTGCGGCGCTCGCAGGAGCTGCCGGTGATGACCAAGATGCGCAAGGCCGATGACAAGAAGTACCGCGAGAACATCCGGCTGATGCGGGACCTGGTCGAGAATGTGATCAAGGAGCGCCGTGAGGGGAAGGGCACAGGTGAGGACGACCTGCTGGGCCTGATGCTGGAGGCCACGGACCCGGAGACCGGCAAGGGGCTGGACGACGACAACGTCCGTGACCAGGTGGTGACGTTCCTGATCGCCGGTCACGAGACCACCAGTGGTCTGCTGTCGTTCGCCACGTACTCGCTGATGCGCAACCCGCACATCCTGGCCCAGGCCTACGCCGAGGTGGACCGACTGCTGCCGGGTGACACGGTCCCGGACTACGACACGATCATGCAGATGGACGTGATCCCGCGGATCCTGGAGGAGACCCTGCGCCTGTGGGCTCCCATCCCGATGATCGGCAAGTCCCCGCTGGAGGACACCGTCATCGGTGGCTGCTACGGGCTGAAGAAGGGAGCGCGGGTCAACATCCTCGAGGGTCCGCTGCACACCCACCCCAAGGCGTGGGAGCGGCCGGAGGAGTTCGACATCAACCGGTGGCTGCCGGAGAACCGGGTCAACCACCACCCGCACGCCTACAAGCCGTTCGGCAACGGTGTGCGTGCCTGCATCGGCCGGCAGTTCGCACTCACCGAGGCGCGTCTGGCCCTCGCGCTGGTTCTGCAGAAGTTCAAGTTCGCCGACACCGACGACTACAAGATGGACGTCAAGGAGGCGCTGACGCGCAAGCCCGGCGGCTTCGAACTGAACGTGCGGGCTCGTCAGGAGCACGAGCGGACCGTGTTCGGCGCCGCGGACCTGCAGACCGACGACACGCAGGCGCAGGCCGCGGTCAGCGGTGTCGGGGTGAACCTGACCGTCGCCTACGGCTCCAGCCTGGGCTCGTGCGAGGACCTGGCGCGCACCATCGCCGACCGCGGTGAGCGCTCCGGATTCGGCACCACCCTGGTCGGCCTGGACGAGTTGGGTGACAACCTGCCCACCGAGGGCCTGCTCGTCGTCGTGGCCTCCAGCTACAACGGCAAGGCCCCGGACAACGCGCAGCGCTTCGACGACCTGCTCGCCGCCGGACTCCCGGAGGGCTCGCTGTCCAACGTGCGGTTCGCGCTGCTGGGTGCCGGCAACACGCAGTGGGTGGCCACCTACCAGGGCTTCCCCAAGCGGATCGAGGCAGGCCTGCTGGCCGCCGGCGCCACCCGCGTCATCGAGCGCGGTATCGCGGACGCCGCCGGTGACTTCGACGGCATGGCCACCCGCTGGATGGACACCCTGTGGACCACCCTGGCCGAGGAGTACGCCGCCGACACCTCCGAAACCACCGGGCCGCGCTTCGAGGTGCAGCTGCTGACCGAGGCGGAGGTGCGTCCCGCGATCGTCTCGGAGCAGGCCTACCCCCTCACCGTGGTCGCCAACGAGGAGCTGGTCAGCGACGCGACCGGGCTGTGGGACTTCAGCATCGAGCCGCCGCGCCCGGCCGCGAAGTCCATCACCATCGAACTCCCCGACGGTGTCACCTATGACACCGGCAACCACCTGGCCGTCTTCGCCAAGAACGAGCCCGTGCTGGTCAACCGCGCCCTCGCGCGGCTCGGCGTCGACCGCGACCAGGTGCTCCGGCTCGACCAGCCCGGCGGTGGCCGGACCCACCTCCCGGTGGGCACCCCCGTCACCACAGGCCTGCTGTTCACCGAGTTCGTCGAGCTGCAGGACGTGGCCACCCGATCTCAGATACAGGAGCTGGCCGAGCACACCCAGTGCCCGTGGACCCGGCCGCAGCTGCAGGCCTACACGGCCGACACCGCCGAAGCCGAGGAGCGCTACCAGAAGGAGATCCTGGGCAAGCGGGTCTCCGTACTCAACCTGCTGGAGCGCTTCCCGGCGGTCGAACTGCCGCTGGCGGTCTTCCTGGAGATGATGGGCCCGATCCGCCCGCGGTTCTACTCCATCTCCTCCTCCCCGCTGGCCAACCCGCGCCACGTCCGGCTGACCGTCGGTCTGCTGGAAGGCCCGGCCCTGTCCGGCGACGGCCGGTACCGCGGCACCTGCTCCTCCTACATCGCAGGCCTCGAGTCCGGTGACGTCTTCTACGGCTACGTGCGCGTGCCCTCCCCGACGTTCGCCCCGCCGGCCGACCCCGCCACGCCGCTGCTCCTCATCGGCCCCGGCACCGGCATCGCGCCGCTGCGCGGCTTCCTGGAGGAGCGTGCCCACCAGCACGCGCACGGCACCCAGGTGGGCCTGTCCCAGGTCTTCGTCGGCTGCCGCCACCCGGAGCACGACTACTTCTACCGGCAGGAGATGCAGGACTGGGAGCAGGCCGGGATCGCCCAGGTGCACACCGCCTTCTCCGCGGTGACCGGACACCCGGCCCGGTTCGTCCAGGACGCCATTGTGGGTGCCGCCGACACCGTGTGGCAGGCCATCCAGGACGGCGCGTACGTCTACGTCTGCGGTGACGGCCGCCGCATGGCACCCGCCGTGCGCGAGGCGCTCGCCGCCATCTACCGAAAGCACACCGGCAGCGACGACGAGGCCGCCCAGCAGTGGCTCGCCCAGCTGGAAGCGGACGAGCGCTACCAGCAGGACGTCTTCGCCTGA